ATTTTATAACGTTGAGCTACATCAGCCGAAGAAAAGTTTGGTAGTAATGTAATACGTAATTTTTCAAAATTATTCCATTGATTTTCGTCTTTCAGCACAGGAATTGTAATTGTTTCTTTACGGTCAAAACCAATTAGAGCTGCATCTACCAAATCATTTACTTCCATTAATGGCGGTATTTGGCTTAAATCTATGCCTGACCGTTCCCAAATTTCGGTTTTAGTGGCAGAAGGCAATACGGCTTGCACATGCACGCCATGATCTTTTAATTCTAAATATAAACCTTGGCTAAAATATTGGATGAAAGATTTACTAGCACCGTAAATTGTAGAACCAAATTCAGGCGCTAATCCAAGCACAGAACCTAAATTGATAATAGCGCCTTTACCTTTGCGTATAAGTTGTTGGGAAATTGCATGAGATAACCGAACAACTGCAGTCATATTTAAAGTCAGAAGTTTTTCAATCTCATGACGATCTTGAGTTAAAAAGTTTCCGCTAAGGGCAATCCCTGCGTTGTTGACTAAAATTTCAATATCAGCATCGTTTTTGAGTACATCTTCAATTTTACTAATGTCTTGATCTTTTGATAAATCGGCTTGAATGAACTCGACCTGTACAGCGTATTTTTCTTGAAGATCTTTTGAAATCCTATCTAAGCGGTTTGTGTCCCGTGCAACCAAGATTAAGTGATAGCCACGTTGAGCAAATCGATCTGCATAAACAGAACCAATTCCTGACGAAGCGCCTGTAATAAGTACTTTTGATTGAGCTGACATGTGATATCTCTACGCTTTAATTTTTAGATGATGATTATAATCTAAAATATACGGGTTTTGATGTCAATCATAATCAATGTATAATTATAATGAGTAGGGTGAATAAAAGTGGGTGCGCCATCATGAAAGTCAGTAAAACTCAGGTAAAAGAAAACCGAGATAAAATTGTTGAAAAGGCGACTCAACTGTTTCGTAGTAAAGGCTATGACGGCGTCGGCATTGCCGAGTTAATGTCTAGCGCAGGCTTTACCCACGGTGGGTTTTATAAACATTTCAGCTCGAAAACAGACCTTGTTTCCATTACCGTCAAACATGGTCTTGAGCAGGTTTTAAAAAGAATAGAAGGTTTAAATTTAACTCAATTTATTGAAATGTACGTATCTCGTACTCATCGAGACAATCGAGATCAGGGTTGTACTTTAACAGCACTATCTTGTGATGCCGCAAGACAGCCAGATGAAGTGAAAGTCGAATTTGAAGAGGGTATTGAGCAGCTTATTCAGTTCATTATGAATGAACGAGAAAAACAAGTTTCTTTAGAAACGGCAGAGTTAAGAAAGCAAGCCATTAATATTCTTGCCCAGTCTGTAGGAGCAATTGCTTTATCTCGCGCATGCCCTGATCAGTCTACACTTAGCGATGAAATATTAGAAAGTTGTAGAGAGAGCCTGTTAAAGTTAGCTGATTAAACTTTTTTATCTCTCAAACTTGTTTGGCTAAATTGAACTAGTCTCGCAATATCTACTGTTCGCTCATATATCAGGTCGGCTGCATGTTCGCAGGCGTGTTCTAATGTAATTGGACCATTGGCTAGTGAAAAAGCAGCCGTAACCCCGTGCTCATAAAGCGCTTGGTAGCCTTCACCTAATGTTCCTGCAATCACAATAACAGGAACATTGTGCGCTTTGGCAATTTGACTCACTCCAAACACTGTTTTGCCACTTAAGGTTTGTTGGTCAAATTTACCTTCACCTGTAATGACCCAATCTGCATTTGAAATTTTATGGGCCAGTTGGTTAAGTTCGGCGATAACTTTAACTCCAGCTTTAAACTCCGCATTTAAATAACTTTTGGCTGCAAAACCTAAACCACCAGCAGCACCAGAACCTGCTTCATCTCGTTTGTCGAAACCTAAAAGGTGTGCAGAGACATCGGCAAAATGAGAAAGCGCTTCATCGAGTAACTGGACTTGAGCAGGAGAAGCACCTTTTTGTGGTCCAAAAATATGTGATGCGCCGTTTGCGCCGCAAAGTGGATTAGTTACATCGGCAGCCAGTAAAAACCGTGTGTGCTGAATACGTGAGTCGAAATGTGTTAAATCAACTTTTGAAAGATGACTAAGGGCAAGGCCGCCAGCAGGTAAAACGTTTTGGTTAGCATCGAGCAAAACTGCGCCTAAAGCACTGAGCAATCCTGTGCCACCATCATTGGTGGCGCTACCGCCCACAGTTAGAATGATGTCTTTTGCACCTGCATCTAAAGCATCCAAAATGAGCTGGCCCGTTCCAAACGTTGTGCTGTGGCAGGCATCACGTTGTGAAGGCGGTACTAACTGTATGCCGCTCGCTTGAGCCATTTCAATCATGGCGATGCTTTGATTTTCTAACCATCCCCATTTAGCTTGAACAGGCTGACCTAATGGTCCGACCACGGTTTTTTCACGCCATTGACCACCGCAGACTTCTAAAACAGCTTCAATGGTTCCTTCACCGCCATCTGCCATAGGACATAAAATCGTTTCGGCATGGGGGAAAACTGCTTGCCATCCTTTGGCAATTGCTTGAGCTACGTTTAAAGCAGATAAGCTGTCTTTAAAAGAGTCAGGGGCAATAATGACTTTCATAAGCACTCTAATTCTGATGGGTTTTTAATTGATTTATACTGCTTAATACGAAAAAAGCATAGATAAAACCAAATCAGAGTCAATTTGAAAAATCGGTCTAATCTGTTAAAAATGAAAACCAATAATAATGTTTTTATCTGTAAAAAACACATCCAATAAATTTTTAATTATTTGTTATATATAATTTTTTAAAAATAACACTAATAGACTGAATTATTGTAATTGTAAAGAATATGGCACATATTATAAGCAGGGTTGAGCCAGCTTTTAAAATATTGTGAATAAGATAAAAAGCGTACTCTCCTGACCAGCTAAACAGCAGATCGCCTAGATATAACCATAATTAAATTGTGATTTTATTGAATCTGTTGAGTGTGTAAGAAGAAATAAGAGGATAAAAAAGTGGATAATTCAGAAGAACAAAAGCACATACAGGAAAATAATGGCTTTGCGCGAATTGAGCCATATACTCATCCTGCTGGCGGTTGGGGAGCGCTTCTTAGTGTTGCTCGAAACTTAAAGCGACAAGATATTTTAAAAAAAGGTTCAATTACCTTACTCAACATTAACCAGCCTACAGGTTTTGACTGTCCCGGTTGTGCTTGGCCAGAAAAGAAAGATGCTCATGCATTTAACTTCTGTGAAAATGGCGCAAAGGCAGTGGCTTTTGAAGCGACCAGTAAAACAGTTACTCCTGAATATTTTGCAGGTCACACTGTTAGTTGGTTATCAGAACAAAGTGATTTTTTTCTAGAAGACTTAGGCCGCTTGACCGATCCAGTCCGCTACGATGCTGCAACCGATAAATATATTCCTATTTCATGGGATGAAGCATTTCAGATTATTGCTAAACACCTCCATGCGCTAGACCACCCAGACCAAGCTGCGTTTTATACCTCTGGTCGTGCCAGTAACGAAGCGGCATTTTTATATCAATTGTTTGTGCGAAGCTTTGGTACAAATAATTTTCCAGACTGTTCGAACATGTGCCATGAAACCACAAGTGTTGGCTTACTTGACTCGATTGGTTTAGGAAAGGGCACCGTTACCCTAGAAGACTTTGATTTGGCTGATGCAATTTTCAGTTTTGGACACAACCCCGGAACCAATCACCCACGTATGTTAGGTACTTTACGAGAAGTGTCTAAACGTGGCGGTAATATTGTTGCGATTAACCCGATTAAAGAGCGAGGTCTAGAGCGCTTTCAAGACCCGCAAGCACCGCTTGAAATGATGACCAATGGTAGTACACCAATTAGTCGCTATTATTTCCAACCTAAAATTGGTGGTGACTATGCGCTAATGTTAGGGATTTTAAAGCACTTAAATGAGTGGGATAAAAAAGCACTTGCTTCAGGTAAACCTAGTGTTTTTGACCGAAACTTTATTGCGGTTAATACAGTCGGTTTTGATGAGATGATTGCTGAGATCGATAGAACTGAGTGGGAAGATATTTATAAACACTCGGGGCTATCACCAGAGCATTTAGAAAAACTCGCCCAACTGTTTTTAGAGTCCGAGCGCTCAATTTTCTGTTGGGGAATGGGTATTACTCAACACCGCCACGGAACAGCCAATGTGCATATGTTAGCCAATTTATTATTGGCGCGTGGTCAAATTGGTAGACCGGGTGCAGGGCTTTGTCCAGTTCGTGGGCATAGTAATGTGCAGGGCGACCGCACCATGGGCATTAATGAGCTACCTAGTCCTAAATTACTCGACAACATTGATCGCGTGTTTGGAATTAAATCACCAAGAAAAAATGGTTTTGGTGTGGTCGAAACCATTAAAGCCATGGCTGAAGGTGAGGTCAAAGTCTTTATTGGTTTAGGTGGAAACTTTGCTGTTGCAACGCCCGATACCACCTATACGCAAGAAGCGCTTAGAAAGTGTGATTTAACTGTTCATGTTGCCACCAAGTTAAACCGTAGTCATTTGGTGTGTGGTAAAGACGCGCTCATTTTGCCATGTTTAGGCCGTACCGAAATTGATGAGCAGCTTCATGGTCCGCAGGCCATTTCTGTCGAAGATTCGATGAGTAATATTCACTTGTCGGCCGGGCGTAATACTCCAATTTCTGAAAATATTTTGTCTGAACCAGACATTGTGGCAAGAATGGCTGAAGCAGTGCTGCCAGACAGTAAGATCAAATGGAAATGGTACATTGAAAGTTATGACCGTATTCGTGACTCAATCGCCGATGTATTTGATGAGTTCCATGACTTTAATTTACGTGTCTATAAACCGGGTGGTTTCCACCTAGAGCATCCAGCCAATCAGCACATCTGGAATACAAAAAGTGGCAAAGCGCAGTTTATGATTACACCGCTGAGTGAAGTCTATGCCGATAAAGAACATCAATATGCTGCTGCATATACCGAGAGTAAAGTTTATACCTTAATGACCACTCGCTCTCACGACCAATACAACACGACGCTTTATGGTCTCGATGACCGTTACCGTGGGGTGTTCGGCCAGCGCCGTGTGTTATTTATGAATCAAGCCGATATTGATGAAGCTGGTTTTGAAGCAAACCAGTGGGTTGATATTGAAAGTGTTTTCTCAGATGGCGTGAAGCGTATTGTGCACAGTTTCCGTATTGTGCCATACAACATTCCACGTGGCAGCTTAGCGGCTTACTATCCAGAGACCAATCCTTTAGTGGCCTTAAGCAGTCATGATAAATATGCCAAGATTCCGGCTTCCAAAAGTGTGCCGGTGATTTTGCATCCCGGTAATGCACCAGAGCACTTCAACTTGGCAACGGCAGTTGACCCTGAAGATGCAGATAGA
This genomic stretch from Acinetobacter pittii harbors:
- the ydeP gene encoding FdhF/YdeP family oxidoreductase; translation: MDNSEEQKHIQENNGFARIEPYTHPAGGWGALLSVARNLKRQDILKKGSITLLNINQPTGFDCPGCAWPEKKDAHAFNFCENGAKAVAFEATSKTVTPEYFAGHTVSWLSEQSDFFLEDLGRLTDPVRYDAATDKYIPISWDEAFQIIAKHLHALDHPDQAAFYTSGRASNEAAFLYQLFVRSFGTNNFPDCSNMCHETTSVGLLDSIGLGKGTVTLEDFDLADAIFSFGHNPGTNHPRMLGTLREVSKRGGNIVAINPIKERGLERFQDPQAPLEMMTNGSTPISRYYFQPKIGGDYALMLGILKHLNEWDKKALASGKPSVFDRNFIAVNTVGFDEMIAEIDRTEWEDIYKHSGLSPEHLEKLAQLFLESERSIFCWGMGITQHRHGTANVHMLANLLLARGQIGRPGAGLCPVRGHSNVQGDRTMGINELPSPKLLDNIDRVFGIKSPRKNGFGVVETIKAMAEGEVKVFIGLGGNFAVATPDTTYTQEALRKCDLTVHVATKLNRSHLVCGKDALILPCLGRTEIDEQLHGPQAISVEDSMSNIHLSAGRNTPISENILSEPDIVARMAEAVLPDSKIKWKWYIESYDRIRDSIADVFDEFHDFNLRVYKPGGFHLEHPANQHIWNTKSGKAQFMITPLSEVYADKEHQYAAAYTESKVYTLMTTRSHDQYNTTLYGLDDRYRGVFGQRRVLFMNQADIDEAGFEANQWVDIESVFSDGVKRIVHSFRIVPYNIPRGSLAAYYPETNPLVALSSHDKYAKIPASKSVPVILHPGNAPEHFNLATAVDPEDADRKVSSL
- a CDS encoding TetR/AcrR family transcriptional regulator gives rise to the protein MKVSKTQVKENRDKIVEKATQLFRSKGYDGVGIAELMSSAGFTHGGFYKHFSSKTDLVSITVKHGLEQVLKRIEGLNLTQFIEMYVSRTHRDNRDQGCTLTALSCDAARQPDEVKVEFEEGIEQLIQFIMNEREKQVSLETAELRKQAINILAQSVGAIALSRACPDQSTLSDEILESCRESLLKLAD
- the glxK gene encoding glycerate kinase — encoded protein: MKVIIAPDSFKDSLSALNVAQAIAKGWQAVFPHAETILCPMADGGEGTIEAVLEVCGGQWREKTVVGPLGQPVQAKWGWLENQSIAMIEMAQASGIQLVPPSQRDACHSTTFGTGQLILDALDAGAKDIILTVGGSATNDGGTGLLSALGAVLLDANQNVLPAGGLALSHLSKVDLTHFDSRIQHTRFLLAADVTNPLCGANGASHIFGPQKGASPAQVQLLDEALSHFADVSAHLLGFDKRDEAGSGAAGGLGFAAKSYLNAEFKAGVKVIAELNQLAHKISNADWVITGEGKFDQQTLSGKTVFGVSQIAKAHNVPVIVIAGTLGEGYQALYEHGVTAAFSLANGPITLEHACEHAADLIYERTVDIARLVQFSQTSLRDKKV
- a CDS encoding SDR family oxidoreductase; translation: MSAQSKVLITGASSGIGSVYADRFAQRGYHLILVARDTNRLDRISKDLQEKYAVQVEFIQADLSKDQDISKIEDVLKNDADIEILVNNAGIALSGNFLTQDRHEIEKLLTLNMTAVVRLSHAISQQLIRKGKGAIINLGSVLGLAPEFGSTIYGASKSFIQYFSQGLYLELKDHGVHVQAVLPSATKTEIWERSGIDLSQIPPLMEVNDLVDAALIGFDRKETITIPVLKDENQWNNFEKLRITLLPNFSSADVAQRYKIN